From the Chryseobacterium sp. G0201 genome, the window CATAAAACAAAATAAGGGTGGAAGAAATCCTAAGATTAATCCAAGGGTACATCGACATGTTTTTCGGTTGACTGATGATGAAAATGCACGGCTTTTAAGTCTTTTTGAAGCTTCCGGAATGAATAATAAAGCCAAATTTATTGTTTCATTATTGTTCAATAAGGAAATTAAGACAGTAAAAATTGATAAAGGAACATCTGATTTTTACATGAGACTGACCTCTCTTTTTGGTCAGTTTCGTGCCGTTGGTGTAAATTATAATCAGGTAGTTAAACTTTTATACAGTCGTTTTACTGAGAAAAAAGCAGCCGCATTTCTATACAAGTTAGAAAAACAAACTGTTGAAGTAGCTAATCTTTGCAAGAAAATCATTGAGTTAACTGAAGAATTTAATCAAAATCATCTTAAAAATAAATAAGCATGATTGCAAAAATTGGAAGAGGAACTAATTTGTTTGGAGCTTTAGCATACAATCAGCTGAAAGTTGACACCGAAAATGGGGAAGTATTATTGATGAACAAAATGATTGAAACAAAAGACGGAAATTATACCGTTGCCCAGTTGGCAAAATCCTTTGAACCCTATTTAATTGCCAATAAGAATACAGAGAAAACAACATTGCATATTTCTCTTAACCCAGATCCTAAAGATAAAGTTTCAGATGAAGATTTTGTGAAAATTGCTCAGGATTATATGAATGAAATGGGATATGGAGAACAACCTTTTGTAGTGTTTAAGCATACAGATATCAACCGTACCCATATTCACATTGTAAGTATTGGAGTTGATGAAATGGGAAAAAAAATATCTGACAAGTTTGAAAAAAGAAAATCCATGAAAATTTGCCGTGAAATTGAAAGAAAATATCGACTTTCCAACGTTGAAGATAAAAAACTTACTCAAAAAGAACAGATTTTCAGTCCCGTAGATTATCAGGAAGGAAATATTAAAAGTCAAATGGCTTCTGTAATTCGGAATATTTCGAATTATTATCAATTTCAGACGATGGGAGAGTATAATGCTTTACTTTCATTGTATAACATCAGCTGCGAGAAAGTGGATAAAATAGAGAATGGAATTTTGAAGAATGGACTGTTGTATTTTGCTTTGAATGATAAAGGCGAGAAAGTCAGCCAGCCTTTTAAAGCATCAGTATTTGGTAAGGAAGCCAGATTAAGGGCTTTAGATAGTCATTTTTTGAATTCGAAGAACAAACTTAAATTAAGCTCTGTTCATGAAACCTTGAAGGCGGCTGTGACTTTGGTAATGAAGAGTCAACCCAATGAAACCCAATTTAAAAGTAAACTGCAGGACATGGGAATCAGTACCGTAGTGAGACGTAATGCCTCCGGAAGAATCTACGGAATCACTTTCATCGATCATGAGTCTAAGTCAGTATGGAATGGTTCCAGGCTAGGGAAGGAATTTTCGGCTAATGCTTTTAATCAATTGTGGAATGAAGGTAATAATCTAAAAAAGCAAATGAATAATGAAAGTGAAAAAGTAAAATATACTCGAGATAATCCTGAAATTCCATACCCAGAAAAACCTCATGAATTATTTAATTTTTTACATGATAATTCAGATTCTAAAATAGATGGATTAGGTAGCATCTTACCGGGAAGCCATAGTGAAGATTATGAAGAATTGGATTTTGAGAATCGAATGAAAAGGAAAAAGAAGAAAAATAACAGTAGATTTAGAGGATAATTTTTATTCTCTGTTAATAAGATATTTTAAGAACCAATTGGGAATATGATCTTCATCAACATGTAAGGTAATGATTTGATTTTCCATTTCAGCAATCATATTCATTTGGTCAGAATTGTCAAACAAATAGGCTTTATCAACCAATTGCATGGCAGGGTAGAGGTTTTCTAAAGTTGCTGTGTATCTTTTTTTAATTCTATCTGCCGGTACCGCATGACCTCCTTTAAAAACTCTGTTATCTACTCTAGAAACATTTACATCAGAGTCGTCGATGCACACGAAATAAAGATAAGTTTTATAACCCAGTTGTCTGGCTAACTTGAGCTCATAGAGTTTGGAAGGATGGCTCATTACAGACTCAAAGGAGAAGGAGATGTTGTCTATTAGAAGTTGCTTTCGAATAAAAGATGAAATGAGCGCAGCAGAATAACTGTTTTTCTCATTTGAAATATCTAAGATTACGTTTTCTGAAATTTTTAATTCAATAGAAAAACCTTCTTTTGAAGCTTTTTCAATGAGACTTAGTGAATCCGGTTCAGTAAGAAATCTATCCAGGTCAGATTGAGTGAGATCGAGATTAAAAGAAGATAGATCTAAAAATTTTTTTTCTGAAATTTCTGATTCAATATTATCTGAATTGACAAATAACCCTGGATTGAATTTGTTTTTAATGAATTCTGAAAATAAAGTAGATTTTCCAGAGCCATTCGGACCACAGAATATGCGAAGTCTTTTGGTCATAAATGTATTTTACTTCCTTTTTTTAGACCTGTTTTTTCCGTAACGATCTTAGAAATATTTCCTATCTCTGTTGTCGTACTTCCTTCGATACGGTAGATTTTACCATCTCTGATTACCTCATATGAAATACCTAAAGCTCTTGAAATCCTCTGAGAATTTTCCGAAGCTCTCCTTGCAGATCGTAAAAGACTTCTGTTTCTGTTAGTACTTTGTAATATTCGTTTCGTTCTCTGTTTTCTTCTGTCTGACATTATTGAATAAATTGTACTTACGAATATACGAAATATTCTTTAAGAGATAATTTACAAATTTTCTTTCATTATTTTTTATCACTGTGCAAAAGACATTGGAAACCCTTCATTTGAATATCTTTTGCATTTATATTCGTGCTTATGTTTTGATGTAATTAAACTTAAAAAAAAATTTAATAATTCATTTTTTATAGAACAGATATGTATTCTTTAATCCTTCTTTCCATAAGGAGAGTTAATCTCAACAGCCCTGTCACATAGAAGATGTGTAAAGTAAGATTTATGCCCTGTTTTATTATCAGTGTAAACTTCACTATCCCATGTAATCGTCAGTTGCCAGCTGTCCCACTTTCTCATTTTATGGACATAGGGATTAAATGAACATTTGATCTCAAAATGCTTTTTGTTTTTATCACCCTCGAAACTTACGATGACGGAATTGTGATCGGGACTTGTTTAATCAACGATGGTCGCTTTGAGTTTCATTTAAGAGATTGTTGTTTTTTAGTACGTTTTTATATTCTAAATCATTTTCTGTCTTGGCAGACCTATTTCATGTTCCTGCGGATAAGGTTTTCTTTGTGTCATGCTGACATCTTCATGAAGTGTTCTTGCGGCCTCCAATGACTTTTCTTTATCCATAGAATATCTGGGATCAGGAATGAAGGGCATCTTTGCCATTTTATGAATGGTGATGGTTGGAAAATAAAAATCTACTTCAACGGTTCCCAACAATAAATAGCAGCCTCCACCCTGAAAAGGGTACTCTTCAAGGCAGTTCGGGAAGTGTGCCGTGTCAAAATACTCTCCCTCGGCGTCGATCCACGTTCCGAAAAACATCGCACCTCTTTTCGTGGGGACATGTTTTCTAGAAATAAGGTAAGCGAGCATTTTGATCTGCTTTTTATGATGCTTGACCAGATCTTTAGCCATAACAGTTCCCCGATATTTGGTCTGCAACAGATCAAAGGGACTGTATGACACTGAAAACCCTAAAATTTCAATTTCATCAAAAGCATCTTCAAAAGGATTTCTTATAATGGTTGGAAGTTGATATTCTTTTTGAGGTTCATCCAGTAAAGTTGGATGCCTGAATGCTGACTGGTCATTTCCAAACAGGAATCTTGCCTGAATCAAAAGCTCATGCTTTTGTTTTCCGGTAAACCTGAACGCCCCGATAAAGATGAGGATCTGCAGGGTTTCAATTCCAATCGGTATTCTTTTGACAAAGTTTTCTAAGGAAGTATATTCCCCGTTATTCCTTCTTTCTTCAGGAATCATCAGGGCGATTTTACCTTCAACTTTCTCAATATGCATCAACCCTAAATAAACATCAGTTCCATAGACCGTCGTCTGATATTCGCTGAGATTAACACAAGGATTTTTGATGGATGCTCCTGACATTTTGGCTTCATGGACATACACCTCAGTCCTGTAAAATCCACCACCATTGTTAATGGCACACACCATAAATTCAATAGGGTAGTAGACTTTCAAATATAAACTCTGATAACTTTCTAC encodes:
- the mobB gene encoding conjugal transfer protein MobB, whose product is MIAKIGRGTNLFGALAYNQLKVDTENGEVLLMNKMIETKDGNYTVAQLAKSFEPYLIANKNTEKTTLHISLNPDPKDKVSDEDFVKIAQDYMNEMGYGEQPFVVFKHTDINRTHIHIVSIGVDEMGKKISDKFEKRKSMKICREIERKYRLSNVEDKKLTQKEQIFSPVDYQEGNIKSQMASVIRNISNYYQFQTMGEYNALLSLYNISCEKVDKIENGILKNGLLYFALNDKGEKVSQPFKASVFGKEARLRALDSHFLNSKNKLKLSSVHETLKAAVTLVMKSQPNETQFKSKLQDMGISTVVRRNASGRIYGITFIDHESKSVWNGSRLGKEFSANAFNQLWNEGNNLKKQMNNESEKVKYTRDNPEIPYPEKPHELFNFLHDNSDSKIDGLGSILPGSHSEDYEELDFENRMKRKKKKNNSRFRG
- the mobA gene encoding conjugal transfer protein MobA; protein product: MEHKKNIKQNKGGRNPKINPRVHRHVFRLTDDENARLLSLFEASGMNNKAKFIVSLLFNKEIKTVKIDKGTSDFYMRLTSLFGQFRAVGVNYNQVVKLLYSRFTEKKAAAFLYKLEKQTVEVANLCKKIIELTEEFNQNHLKNK